aacaataataatataaatccAAAAGTCATCCGGAATGCAAGGAGAAGACCTACATATTCTCCTACCGctagaaaaataaacatcGAAACAGAAGATGAAGAGGATGATGACAAATTATCTACTGATAAGTCTGATGAAAATATATCAGCTAAAGATATAAAagacgaaaaaataaaacaatatagaaaaactttaactaaaattataaaaataaaaactgcAATATTTCATGAAACAGTTAAAGTCACTTGTTCGAAAGATGGGAAAATGCTCGAATGGTATAAAGGAAAAGCAGATGAAGATGGGAGAAAAAAACCTATTGGATCATTTcctttaaacaaaataacatCCATTAGAACAAAAGTAGACAATCTCAAGTCTTTAGAAATAGCTGTAAGTAGTGTTAATATAAgcacttatttatttttcttcaaaaCAAGGGAAGAAAGGGAGAGTTGGCAAAACGACTTGGAATCgtttagaaaaattatgagTATGAAATAAACCAAAATGGATATATTATAGCCGCAAATACATCTTTCAGTATCTtgtatatatagtataataataaaaaacacgAAATGATGTAATAAACGTGCTCCATGCCATAAAAATCAAGTTAGTGCTGATAAGAAGCCCATTCGTTTTAAGGTAATTCCGACTTGctgattttcattttttaggTCATATTTTACGTCATTTTtcacattatttttttttttttatttttaaattcatgttttttacatcattttttgtgtcattttatacattattcTTTACGTCATTTTTTctacttcattttttttacttcattttttttacttcattttttttacttcatttttttttacctccTTTTTTACCTCCTTTTATACCTCCTTTTTTACGTCATTTTTTAcgtcattttttttacctaatttatttattttttccttttttataatactttaaaaagaaaaatttgaaGGCGTACACTTTTACTCCGTCTTCCTTATAAGTATTGCATTTGCAcctcaattttttttttttttttaaaagtccAATTTTTTTAGCTTCTAAACCTTTTTCTAATAGGCGCTATATTATGCTATTGTGTATTATGTGGatgcatgtgtatatatatatatatatatatgtttgtgtaCGTgcactttttctttttttttttttttttacgttgcTATCTCTTCCTTTTCtcaatatttatgtataggtcgtaaaaaaaaaaaaattaataataaaacaattttatttaaattacattttattttattccatGTGCATATTCTCTAGAacttaattctttttttataaattactaACAAGATAAAGAGagaactaaaaaaataaataaataaaacataaaatagtaataaaaatatttttacatatatgtattatatataggataacctagtatttttttttttttttttatattttctcttGAAAAGGCGTACAAGTACTCGTACATCTTGTCTAATTTTATCTCCTACCAATAAGtatgtcctttttttttttacttttgcacactttttattttatttctcatGGGTAATTGTTTAgtatttaaatgttttacaTCTTGAATATTAgaattatatagaaaaataaaaaaaaaaaggacgaaaaaaaggaaataaaaagggaagaaaaaaaagtagaaagataggaataaaaataggaataaaaataggaataaaaataagaataaaaataggaataaaaataggaataaaaataggaaaaaaaacaaaaaaaaaaaaaaaaaaaaaaaagagcaaaaaagaaaaaggaatcttctaaaaataatttaaaaaaaaaaaaaaattgtaacaaaaaaaaaaaacagatattgtacgaaaataaatttattgtaacaaataaattttagtaaaatagaagttactaaaattattataatttttagtgAAATAAACACTAATAAAACTATTAATATCTTAACGTATACTTATACCCAAAATAAATTCTTACAAACCCGATTCATCCCTTATACACATGTACGATTTAAACCTGTGATATGCATATAGAAAATAAGTTTGTATCAAGTTACCctcacatgtacatatgtatatatatatatatatatatatatatatatatatatataaattctataccttttgaagaagaaaaaaataaaagaaaaaaaatttgagaaAAATGACATGTCATGATATCATGAATGAGTCAAGTGATGTAGATGTACCCTCGAAAACGAAGGCAtctaaaaatgaagaagaagaagaagaaaaaaaaaaaagaaaaaagatagaCAGCATCATCCAAAAAAATGAGTGTGATGctaattatgaacaaaaagaaaaaagggaaaggAGTTTATCTAGTGAATCTTATAGACCAGGTTAGACCAATAGAGGGATGGAGTAAGTATTCATGTTTTTACATAtctatacatgtataaacaC
The sequence above is drawn from the Plasmodium malariae genome assembly, chromosome: 5 genome and encodes:
- the PmUG01_05029100 gene encoding conserved Plasmodium protein, unknown function, whose product is MGNTVPYSCYERWGKRTPDGPLINYDPQITNNGPLANLLENFNYDLNEETHYAGAKKDNDGANEGWYKNENNNSYSNNSYHNKSNYNNNTNLYGNNKDSSNNNNINPKVIRNARRRPTYSPTARKINIETEDEEDDDKLSTDKSDENISAKDIKDEKIKQYRKTLTKIIKIKTAIFHETVKVTCSKDGKMLEWYKGKADEDGRKKPIGSFPLNKITSIRTKVDNLKSLEIAVSSVNISTYLFFFKTREERESWQNDLESFRKIMSMK